From one Lolium rigidum isolate FL_2022 chromosome 4, APGP_CSIRO_Lrig_0.1, whole genome shotgun sequence genomic stretch:
- the LOC124708614 gene encoding COP9 signalosome complex subunit 1-like → MDIDDELPTAPAPAGGGEPSQALLSGDQFDVEVYAAQYSGRTRVARLLFIAGKCESEQMRLDALRLAYEGSLKGEDTALHRDVVANIAGRLGPRYAVDQAWSDAVERRSLVRKDKLDSELSGYKANMVKESIRMGYNDIGDFHYAHGHLSEALKSYIRTRDYCTTSKHVVQMCLNVILVSVELGQFMHVSNYVSKAEQTPDDLDPVILAKLRAAAGLAYLETNKYKLAARKFIETGLELRNNYSEVISPQDVAVYGALCALASFDRSELKSKVIDNYNFRNFLELVPEVRELVNDFYASRYGSCLGYLEKLKSNLLLDIHLHEHLEVLYKDIRHKAIIQYTFPFISVDLNTMAVAFKTTVSLLEKELAALITDNKIQARIDSHNKILYANHADQRNGTFQRALQTGNEFERDVKFMLLRANLLKHEYNQKATEKRV, encoded by the exons ATGGACATCGACGACGAGCTCCCAACCGCCCCGGCGCCCGCGGGCGGCGGAGAGCCCTCCCAGGCGCTGCTCTCCGGCGACCAGTTCGACGTCGAGGTGTACGCCGCGCAGTACTCGGGCCGCACGCGCGTGGCGCGGCTCCTCTTCATCGCGGGCAAGTGCGAGTCGGAGCAGATGCGGCTGGACGCGCTCCGCCTCGCCTACGAAGGGTCCCTCAAGGGCGAGGACACGGCCCTCCACCGCGACGTCGTCGCCAACATCGCCGGCCGCCTCGGCCCCCGCTACGCCGTCGACCAGGCCTGGTCCGACGCCGTCGAGCGCCGCTCCCTCGTGCGCAAGGACAAACTCGACAGCGAGCTCAGCGGCTACAAG GCTAACATGGTCAAGGAGAGCATCCGGATGGGCTACAACGACATCGGCGACTTCCACTACGCGCACGGCCACCTCTCCGAGGCGCTCAAGAGCTACATCAGGACCCGCGATTACTGCACCACCTCCAAGCATGTCGTCCAGATGTGTCTGAATGTGATTCTGGTCAGCGTTGAGCTGGGTCAGTTTATGCACGTCTCCAATTACGTCAGCAAGGCGGAGCAGACCCCAGATGATTTGGATCCCGTTATCCTCGCCAAGCTGCGGGCTGCTGCTGGATTAGCCTACCTGGAAACAAACAAGTACAAGCTTGCTGCCCGGAAG TTCATAGAGACAGGATTGGAGCTAAGGAACAACTATTCTGAAGTCATTTCTCCACAAGATGTTGCTGTCTATGGAGCACTATGTGCGCTTGCTTCTTTTGATCGCTCAGAACTGAAG AGCAAAGTCATTGACAACTACAATTTCCGCAATTTTCTGGAGCTGGTGCCTGAAGTAAGGGAGCTGGTAAATGATTTTTATGCAAG TCGCTATGGCTCATGTCTGGGGTATCTTGAGAAGCTGAAGTCAAACCTGCTGCTGGATATACATTTGCATGAACATTTAGAAGTTCTGTACAAGGACATTCGCCACAAAGCTATCATACAGTACACATTCCCATTTATATCTGTTGATCTCAACACAATGGCTGTCGCCTTCAAGACCACTGTGTCCTTGTTAGAGAAAGAGTTGGCCGCGCTTATCACTGATAACAAAATACAG GCTCGTATagactcgcataacaagattctgtATGCAAACCATGCTGATCAGAGAAATGGAACCTTCCAGCGTGCATTGCAGACTGGCAATGAGTTTGAGAGAGATGTCAAGTTCATGCTTCTGAGGGCGAACCTTCTCAAACACGAGTACAACCAGAAGGCAACAGAAAAGAGGGTGTGA